A stretch of DNA from Methanoplanus endosymbiosus:
TCAGAAACCGGTATGATAAACTATCCAGATTCCTCCGTGGAAGGGGTGATCCTATGCCAATATCTGCCCTTACTCAGACTTCCAGATATCAGCAGCAGGAGGTCGCTGTCATCGGGATGGTGGTGGAACTGAGGAATACTGCCAAGGGTCACAGAATGGCAGTCATTGAAGATCCGACTGACAAAATCAATGTCCTCTTCAATAATAAGAGAGATGTCTTTGAAGAGGCTGAGAAGCTCATTCCTGATGAGGTTATACTGGTTAAGGGAAAGCTTTCAAGTGACGGCAATCTCTTCTTTGCTGATACAATGCACAGACCTGATATTCCGCTTAACAACGCACCTTTTAAGAGTGAAACTCCCGGAAAGGCTGTTTTGATATCTGATGTCCACGTAGGAAGTGATACATTTCTTGAAGAGGAATGGGAACGGTTTTCAGACTGGCTCTATGAGTTTGATGCCCGTTATCTTCTGATTGCAGGTGATGTTGTTGATGGTATAGGAATTTATCCCGGACAGGAGAAGGAACTCACCATCAAAAGTATTGACGGGCAGTATGAGGCATTCGGAAAGATGCTCAAGAAACTTCCGAAGGATATTCAGATAATTCTCTCCCCTGGAAACCACGATGCAATCAGGGGTTCAGAACCTCAGCCCGGTCTTCCTGAGCGGTTTTCAAGGCACTTCTCCGAGAATGTCATACTCGTTAAAAATCCGGCCTTTGTCAGACTTCAGGGTGTGGGTGTACTTATGTACCACGGCAGAAGTTATGATGACTTAATCTCCATGATTCCTGGTGCATCATACACAAAACCGGCGGATATGATGGTAGAGATGCTTAAGCGCCGTCATCTTGCATGCACTTATGGTATGAGAACACCGATTCTTGCAGCAAAAGAGGATGAACTGGTTATTGATCCCATACCTGAGATTCTGCATACCGGACATGTGCATATCTGCGGTGCTGTAAACTATCGCGGAGTATTATGTATAAATACGGGCACATGGCAGTCACAGACTTCGTTTCAGAAGCAGATGAATATCCAGCCAACTCCTGCAAGGGCGGTCGTTGTGGATCTCCAGACGCTTGAGCCTAAGATATATGATTTCACAGGCAATATCCCTGTGATGGAATGAATCAAAATCGGGCATCCGTTCGGGTTATCTGCTGATATAAAGATTATATCCCGTTATTTCAATGAATTGTTGAAATTTTTCATCTCCAGTACTTTAAATTAAGTGCTCGATTAATATTTAAAATTGATGAATATTGT
This window harbors:
- a CDS encoding DNA-directed DNA polymerase II small subunit; protein product: MVSQIKSDYYKDMNSITTAIITRFLEAGLQVHPEVVVYLQQSGDVTLIDKIISNVPEKAPVALPCHIPGYSQDGFEPPRPRLKDSGSTDNLPPVKAERDGTRFTTPGDVDVVRGMGVEEKGGVDYTDFTYYFRNRYDKLSRFLRGRGDPMPISALTQTSRYQQQEVAVIGMVVELRNTAKGHRMAVIEDPTDKINVLFNNKRDVFEEAEKLIPDEVILVKGKLSSDGNLFFADTMHRPDIPLNNAPFKSETPGKAVLISDVHVGSDTFLEEEWERFSDWLYEFDARYLLIAGDVVDGIGIYPGQEKELTIKSIDGQYEAFGKMLKKLPKDIQIILSPGNHDAIRGSEPQPGLPERFSRHFSENVILVKNPAFVRLQGVGVLMYHGRSYDDLISMIPGASYTKPADMMVEMLKRRHLACTYGMRTPILAAKEDELVIDPIPEILHTGHVHICGAVNYRGVLCINTGTWQSQTSFQKQMNIQPTPARAVVVDLQTLEPKIYDFTGNIPVME